The Spirosoma foliorum genome has a window encoding:
- a CDS encoding DUF6712 family protein gives MLTAEIIKSQLGGIQASINFKTLEPFANFAERWFTELVGVPLMEYLQEITTPEAGSDEADLLYLAHSCMSWKCYELAFPHMKFKAGELGLQKVNGQNAVAISKWEYVDSKEANLAMLDLALENFWSAMESIKPAAWTSSTAYAKRQQVFIRSAGELSEQVPTLGRKNRLFEQLLTYIRRAEQNYIRPILTDADYVALKVKWRDPAATWSAEEQMLLDFIRPAVAHMALFEAYPYLPLTLDITGITESRSKDGTLEQVAPSDNNKGTQKRQLYQDGQQFLADLTEYLQATATASLFPAFYQAQLAKVGTQQTDDFTNESLIIL, from the coding sequence ATGCTAACCGCTGAGATTATTAAGAGCCAATTGGGCGGCATCCAGGCCTCCATCAACTTTAAAACCCTGGAGCCATTTGCCAACTTTGCCGAGCGTTGGTTTACCGAGCTGGTGGGGGTGCCACTCATGGAATACCTCCAGGAAATTACGACTCCAGAGGCTGGCAGTGATGAGGCCGATTTACTTTACCTGGCTCATTCCTGCATGAGCTGGAAATGTTACGAGCTGGCATTTCCCCACATGAAATTTAAGGCCGGGGAGTTAGGGCTGCAAAAGGTCAACGGCCAGAACGCGGTGGCCATTTCCAAATGGGAATACGTGGACTCAAAGGAGGCAAATCTGGCCATGTTGGATCTGGCTCTGGAGAACTTCTGGAGTGCAATGGAATCCATTAAACCAGCGGCCTGGACGAGCTCCACGGCTTACGCCAAACGCCAGCAGGTGTTTATCCGCTCTGCCGGGGAATTATCCGAACAGGTGCCCACATTAGGCCGTAAAAACCGACTCTTTGAGCAGCTCCTTACGTACATCCGTAGAGCCGAACAAAACTACATTCGGCCAATCCTGACCGATGCCGATTATGTAGCCCTTAAAGTAAAGTGGCGCGATCCAGCAGCCACCTGGAGTGCAGAGGAGCAGATGCTGCTGGACTTCATTCGGCCAGCGGTGGCTCATATGGCACTCTTTGAGGCCTACCCGTATTTGCCCCTTACCCTGGACATTACCGGCATCACAGAAAGCCGCTCGAAGGATGGCACACTGGAGCAGGTGGCTCCGAGCGATAACAATAAGGGCACTCAAAAACGGCAGCTCTACCAGGATGGCCAGCAGTTCCTGGCCGATCTCACCGAATACCTCCAGGCCACGGCCACGGCCAGCCTGTTTCCAGCCTTTTACCAGGCCCAACTGGCTAAAGTGGGCACCCAACAAACCGACGATTTTACAAACGAGTCTTTAATAATTCTGTAG